From Candidatus Palauibacter australiensis:
GAGGTAGCCGAGGAACAGGGGGAGACCGTAGAGATCGGGCCGTTCCGCCACGCCGATACCCTGACCCAGATGGGACGCGAACCGTCCCGCCGCCAGAACGACCGCCGACAGCGTCACCACGTAGGCGCACCACGTGTAGACGAGTCCCGCCCGCACGTGCGCCCGGCCGCCCTTGCGGGCGAACACCGGGATCCAGAACGCCACCAGACCGACGAAGCCGGCCGCCACGTGTATCCGGAGGAGAGCGTCGAGCACGGGGGTCATGGCGCGGGCTCCGGCGGGAAGGAGAGCCGCCGGTCGATGGCTGCCAGCGTCAGGTCGCACCAGTTCACCTTCGCACCGATGGAATCGATCCCCATGCGCAGCGTCGCGAAGCGGTGGAACCCGTCGTCGCTGTACCGGTCCGGGCGGTCGCCGTGCGCAGCGAAGATCTTCCGTTCGATCGCCCGCAGCTCCGCGAGCCGGCCCGCCAGATGATCGCGCAGGTCCACCATGAAGGCGCGTGTCTCGCGAAGGTCGTCGACCGCGCTCATGAAATAGAGTTGCGCGAGGTAGGCGAACCGCTCCGCGCCGACCGCCGGCCCGCCGCGCACCCAGCGGCGCAGTTCCGCCCGCCCCTCCCGGGTCAACGTGTACACGCGGCGGTCCGGCCCCTTCGGGGAGGGTTCGAGCCGGCTTCGCAGCAGCCCGCGCTCTTCGAGCCGCTTGAGCGTGGGGTAGATCTGGCTGAGTTCGGCCGACCAGAAGTGCGCGACGGTCTCGTTGAAGGCGTCCTTCAGGTCGTACCCGCTCGCAGGTTCCCGCAGCAGGCCGAGAAGGATGTGGTCGAGGCTCATGGGAACCGTCCAGGGCACGCTATATCAGTATCGATATAGCTTACTATATAATCTCTGCTATACCCTGGTCAACACGAATGATCCTCCCGCCAGGAGTGTAGTACGCCGTACGGTTCCGCCCCGCGAGGTGGGAAGGGCGCGAGCGCGGGCTTATCTTGCAGTGAAGGCAAGCAAACACCGTCCGCGCGGCCTCGGCGCCCGCGGGCACTGCTCGGTTTTGGGAGGACGAGAATGGCTCAATCAGTGAAATCGCTTCGCATCGGCACGGTGGCCGCCGTCGCCGGGGTTCTCTTCGTGCTCATCCTGTTCGTGTTCGGCTTCAACCGCGTCGACGAGTACGAGGTGGCGGTCAAGCGGAACCCGGTCACCGGCGCCGTGGCGCCCCGCCCCTACACGCAGGGCCTGTACCACAACGTCCTGCGCTCGTGGACGAACTATCCGCTCCGCGAAGTCCAGTACCCGGCCGGCGGACAGGCCGAGCGCCTGGACGCCCTCACTTCGGACCAGCTCCAGATCGCGGTCGACGCGGCCTACCGCTACCGCATCAACCCGGACAGCGCCGTCCACCTCTATCTCACGGTGGGGAACGAGAACGCCGTCGCCTCGTTCGTCTACAACACGTATCGGTCCGCCATCCGGGACGCGATCGCGGAGATCGAGGCCTCGGACATCCTGTCCACCAACCGGACGGGCATCTCCGGCCGCATCGAGGCGCTGATGACGGACCGCCTCAACCCGCGCGGGCTCGAGATCACCGATTTCTTCGTGCGCGAGGTCGTGCCGCCGGAGACGATCCGCGAGGCGATCGAGGCCAAGCTGTCGCGCGAGCAGCAGGTGCAGTCCGAGGAGTACCAGACCCAGGTCGTGGTCGAGCAGGCGAACCAGCAGCGCGCGGAGGCGGAGGGGATCCGGGATGCGCAGGACATCATCGCGGAGAGCCTCGCCGGCATTTCGGGCCAACGCTACCTGTACTGGCGCTACCTGGAGATGCTCGGGCGGATCGGCGAAGGGAGCAACAACATGGTCATCGCGCCGACCGAGGGAGGCATCCCCCTCTTCTTCGCCCCGGACCGCTAGCGCAGACCGCAGGCGGTTCTCGCCACG
This genomic window contains:
- a CDS encoding PadR family transcriptional regulator, coding for MSLDHILLGLLREPASGYDLKDAFNETVAHFWSAELSQIYPTLKRLEERGLLRSRLEPSPKGPDRRVYTLTREGRAELRRWVRGGPAVGAERFAYLAQLYFMSAVDDLRETRAFMVDLRDHLAGRLAELRAIERKIFAAHGDRPDRYSDDGFHRFATLRMGIDSIGAKVNWCDLTLAAIDRRLSFPPEPAP
- a CDS encoding prohibitin family protein, which codes for MAQSVKSLRIGTVAAVAGVLFVLILFVFGFNRVDEYEVAVKRNPVTGAVAPRPYTQGLYHNVLRSWTNYPLREVQYPAGGQAERLDALTSDQLQIAVDAAYRYRINPDSAVHLYLTVGNENAVASFVYNTYRSAIRDAIAEIEASDILSTNRTGISGRIEALMTDRLNPRGLEITDFFVREVVPPETIREAIEAKLSREQQVQSEEYQTQVVVEQANQQRAEAEGIRDAQDIIAESLAGISGQRYLYWRYLEMLGRIGEGSNNMVIAPTEGGIPLFFAPDR